CAGGAAGAGCGACCTCTTCAACAAGGCGTATGATGAGGACGGCCTGAAGTCTGCGGATTTTGATAGCTACCCACCTGTGCAGGCTACCCTCAAATCCTTCGCCAAAGCATACGACGAATTCGTATCGTATGTCATGTCGTGATCATGTAAGAAAATAGGCCAAGATGGGCCAGGCTGGCTCTGAGATGGATCCCGTACAGAATGCGTGGATCAAATAAGTGAAATTGTCGAGGGAAATGTATTGGCTAATCTAAAAGTGACCCACCTGAGGGGTAAACGGTCACGAAAAAAGGGTCCCAGCACATGAGGACTACCGCATTATCTATCTTGCCGACCTTACCCTCATAGCGGTAGACATCGTAGAGCTTACCATCGACCGTGACAGTGTTGAGGTCGCTCTCCATAATGTATTTGAGGAAATCGGCAATAGATATGCGGATACCCTGGGGATATATGATACGGTTACGCTTAATAGCTCCTATTGTATGCATCCCATTTTCCAACCTGGCTTCAATTATCTTTTGGGAGATATATCAGGGGTCAGTTAGGATATAGGTCCTATCCTAGTACCTTACTTTTTAAATTCCAGTTTATGTCCTTTATAGTAGTCCTCTCTGACTGGTTTTGAACAGTTTTGAGGCAAATTCCAGGGTGGCGACCCCTTAATATTGCGGGTTCCAGGGCTTAAAGGGTAGGTTTTGAGTGACGTACTCTGGTCTACAACCAAGTCTGTAGTAAAATCTGTAGTAACCATTCAAAATGTCATTAAATCTATATGTACCAAGGCTTCGGAGACTTTGTAGTAAAAGACAACGCGTAAAAAGGGGGCTCCTACTCTACCTTGGTAATAAGGGTCTTACCAGGTAAGGGAGTAAAAGTAGTAATAGTTTGAATAAAGCAGCTCATGTGTAAAGGGAGGTGCTCAGGAGAGATAGAAATCCCTTTCCTCCACACCTGGTACTCCCTCAAAACTATTCCCGGTACCCAAAAAGGGAACCTGCTGAGATAGAAGTAGCGCACCCTCTCTTCCAGGCTATACTACAAATAGCCCTTAAGTGCTGGATATGACGGCTTTAGAAGCGTAGTAAACAAGGTCACTACAATTTTTACTACATCTTTTCCCCCTGAAGAAAACGCATTTTCCCCTAGTAGAAGATACGAACAACGATATACGCTTTCTCTTCCCCAGGTCATACTACAAATGGGCTAAATACCGACATGATGGGATTTAAGTAGGTAGTAAGGAGTTTATCTACAGAATTTACTGCGATTTCCCCGGGTCGGATAAGAGATCCTCATCAAGAATGCAGGAGTCTATCGAATTTGGTCGAAATCTCAAATAGGCAGGTCAAAGCAAAGGCCGATGGCAAAGTTTCAAAGCTATAGGGGCATGGCGCTGCTTTTTAGAGAAAGTCTATACACACATGCCCCCACGTAGTAGATAGGTGGTACTATAACCCGCTATGCTGTGAGACTATTTGATTGGATACTCTCTTTTATTGCAGTAATCTCTTTGCAAGATCAACGGCCGAGCTTGCATCAGGGGCATACCCATCCGCCCCGATCTCGTTCGCATACTTATCCGTCACAGGCGCTCCCCCGATCATGACCTTTACCTTATCCCTCAGGCCCGCTGCCTTCAAGGCCTCTATCGTCTCCTTACTCAAAGTCGTCAACTGCATACGGTGGAAACTTTTCGGACAAAGTTTTCCGCGTCACGCATCCCTTTCACCCCTGGTTCGGGCTGGAATTAGAATTACTGACGGTGCGGAAGAACTGGGGAGAGGAGCGGGTTATCTTCACCGGCCCCGACGGCCGCGTGCAGTCAATGCCCGTGGCCTGGACGAATCTCGCTCCTGCGGATCCATTCGTAGCTCTGGCGAACGGCCGCTCGTTGTTTAGGCCCGCCGACCTTTTGGCCTTAGCCCATCTTCTCCGGGCTTTGGCGGGACAAAACGACGGTGGTATGTAAAGCAAATTTTGCCGCAGCTGTAAATTCAATTATGCCGGTGAAGCCGGGGCATGAAAAAGCCGTCAAAGAAAGATATTGATAAAATAAGATTAATTGCTTCCAAGGGCTTGACACCGCAAATATATATGGCATAATTGAACTAACATAGTCTGCGGAGGTGAGCTATGGACGAAAAGGAAAAAGCCCTGCGGGATTGCCACGCCTTCAACCCCCGTCCGGAAGCCGTGAAGGACGAGCTTTTCCGTACGGGAGGGAAGTTCTTCGATCCCCGGGATTTGGTTCAGGTCAAATATGAGATGCTTCGGCGCGTCCAGCGGGACGGCGTCCCGGTCTCCCGGGCCGCCCGGGATTTTGGCTTTTCCCGCCCTTCTTTCTACCAAACCAAGGCGGACTTTGCGGCCCGGGGGCTGCCTGGGTTAATCCCGGAGAAGCCTGGTCCACGAGGGGCCCACAAGCTGACCGGGGAGGTGATGGCCGTGATCGATGAATGGCTCCTCGAAAAGCCGCCTCCCCGGGCAAAGGAATTGGCCGGACGCCTCCGTCAGCAGTTCGGCATCGAGGTACATCCGCGCAGCATCGAACGGAGCCTCCAGCGCCGGACAAAAAAGGGGCACCCAAAATAGAGCAGGCCGACTGGGTTATGCGCTACGAGGCGCTTCGGAAGGTTGTGACAGAAGGGGTTTTGGGGCCTACCCCCGTTCGGGGTTTAGCTCTCTTTTTGCGCCGCGGCCTGGCCGGATGGATGCAGGCCTGGTCGAGCCTACCGCCCCCTTTGCCACATCGGGAACGCCGGGTTTTCGAAGAAAAAAACGAGGTGGTTTTGCTCCTGGTGGAGATGGCCCTGCAGGCGGAAGGCTGCGGCAAGCGCTGTCGGCAACCATAGTACCCGGAACGGCCTAGCTTATCCGAGCACCGCTTGTGAGGTGGGAGTAAATCCGGCCGACTGGGTCAGGGTTTAAAATTGCTATCGAGTCAAGGCTGACGGGTTTAAGGGTGGTTCTGTCAAAAGCCCGGTGTGCCAAAATCAAGGGGGTGAGAAACCATGGATCGAGAAATGCACCAAAAGGTTACGGCCCGGCACCTTAAGCGCGACGCTTACCTTTACGTCCGCCAGAGCACCCTGCGCCAGGTTTTTGAAAATACGGAGAGCACCCACCGCCAGTACGCTCTGAGGGAGCGGGCCGTGGCGCTGGGCTGGCCCACCGAACGGGTGGTGGTCATCGATGAGGATCTTGGGCAATCGGGCGCTTCGATGGCGGGCCGGGAAGGGTTTCAGAGACTTGTGACCGACGTTGGCATGGGGCGGGTTGGCATCGTCCTGGGGCTGGAGGTCTCCCGCCTGGCCCGCTGTTCCTCGGACTGGTACCGTCTACTGGAGATCTGTGCCCTTACCGACACCCTCATCCTGGACGAGGACGGCCTCTACGACTCGAATTCCTTCAACGACCGGCTCCTCCTGGGACTTAAAGGAACGATGAGCGAGGCCGAACTCCATTTCCTGCAGATGCGCCTGCGGGGAGGCATCCTCAGTAAGGCCCGCCGGGGGGAACTGAAGGCGCCCCTGCCGGTCGGTTTCGTGTATGGACCCGACAACCAGGTGAGCCTCGATCCGGATCAGCAGGTGCAGGAAACCTTGCGCCTCTTTTTCCTGACTTTTCGGCGCACCGGTTCGGCTACCGCCACGGTGAAGGCCTTCCGCGAGCAAGGAATCCCCTTTCCCCGCCGCCTGCGCACAGGACCCCGCAAAGGGGAACTCGTTTGGTGTCCGTTAGTCCATTCCAGAGCGCTGCAGATTCTTAAGAACCCCCGCTATGCCGGCGCCTTCTTTTTCGGACGAATGCGTAACCGGCGGGGTCCTGACGGTCGCCATAAAACAGATAAGCTCCCGCGTGAAGAGTGGATCTCCCTTTTGCCTGATGCTCATCCGGGATACATCTCCTGGGACGAGTTTGAGGAAAATGGACGGCGGCTTCGCGACAACGCCCGCACCCTGGGAACCGAACGCCGTAGCCCGCCCCGGGAGGGCCCGGCCCTGTTGCAAGGCCTCATCATCTGCGGCCGTTGCGGCCGACGGATGAGCTTCCGCTACCACCTCTACCGGGGCAGACTCGTTCCCGACTACATCTGTCAACGAGAGGGCATTGAGCATGCCGAACCCCTTTGCCAGGCTATTCCTGGGCGCACCATTGATGAGGCCATCGGACAACTCCTGGTCGAGTCCGTCACCCCGATGGCACTCGAGGTCGTCCTGGCGATCGACGACGAGTTGCAAAGGCGGGCCGACGAAGTGGAACGACTGCTCCGCCAGGAAGTCGAACGGGCCCGTTACGAGGCGGACCTGGCTCAGCGCCGCTACCTGCGGGTCGATCCCGATTATCGACTGGTGGCCGACGCATTAGAGGCCGCCTGGAACCAGCGGCTGCGCGAACTGGAAGAAGCCCAGCATCGGCTCGAGGAGGAGAAGAAGGCAAAGGTTACCGTTTTAAGCGAGGAAAAGCGCCAACAGATCAGGGAATTGGCCGCAGACTTTCCGCGGCTGTGGCAAGACCCCCGCACCCCCTCCCGGGAGCGCAAACGAATGGCTCGGCTACTGATCGAGGACGTTACCTTGCTTAAAGGTGAACTGATCACTGTCCATGTGCGCTTCCGGGGAGGGGCTACGCGCACCATCCAACTACCGTTGCTTCTCAGCGCTCCCGATGCCCGTCGGACTCCCCGCCAGGTGGTGGAGGAAGTTGATCGCCTCCTAGACCAATATACCGAAGAAGAGGTCGCCACGGAGTTGAACGCGCGGGGCTTTCGCACCGGCACCGGCCAACCGTTCGATGGACAGTTGGTTCGCTACATCCGGTATACCTACAAGTTGAAGGATCGCTACGCGCGCCTACGGGAAACCGGTCTTTTAACAAAGAAAGAAATAGCGCAAAGACTTGGAATCGTCCCGCGCACTGTCTCATCTTGGCACAGGCAGGGATTACTTCAGGGAATCCCTTATGACGAAAAGGGGGAATGCCTCTATCAACCGCCGGCTAACGATATACCACCAAAAGGAAAGCATAAGCGTTCCTGGCTTCAGAAAAATGCTGCTCTATAATCGGAAAGGAGTGTAGTCTGATGCATCGCCCTTGGTCTGAGCTCTTCTTACCCTACAGAACTGGGCAGAAAAGCCAAGCATCCTGGCGAACTCATCAAATCGCGGGTGGATCACCTTCTCCCCGCTGTCCGGGTGTCTGATTACTACCGTCGCCATATTATCGTAGAGGACCTTCTTCGGAAACCCACCAAAGTACTGAAACGCCCGTTCATGGCAGCTAACAAGGCAAGGTAGAGCCTCACTCACAGTAAACTCAGCATACATGTAGCGGGAATACCCCAGGGTCATAACAAAACAGTGGAGCTTGCGACGCTTCCCCTCGTGCATTATGGTACCGAACTCGCCCCAGTCAACTTGTGCCTGCTCACCTGGCTCGGTTTCGTAGCGAATAGTAGGGGTATTGCGAAATCCCTTTCGCAAGGGAGCCATGAACTCCCTGAGCACTGTCTTGCCACCCCGGTATCCCTGGGCCCTGATCTCTCTCAGGATAACCATGGAGTTGGTAACACCTTGGGTCATTCTCTGGATGATGTAGTCTTCAAACCCCGACAAAACCCCCGGCCGCTTATGGGTCTTTTCCTTGACTGGCTCACCCTTACAGTGCTTAGCTACTGTTCGGGGATCAATGTCCAGTCTCTCTGCGATCTGTTTGTAATAGAGGCCTTGTTCCCTTAGTTGTCGAATCTCCATTACAGTCCTACCTCCAATCGTCATATTTGGCACCTCGCTTGTGCTAGAAGCTTAAGGTGCCTTTCGATGGTGAGGTAGGACTATCATCCTCAGTGACATCAATTTCCGGTGAAACTACATTTTTCCCCGATGATTTCTTGCAATTTTCCCCGGTGATTAATTGCAATTCCCGCGATGATTAATTACATTTTACTGCCGATGTTAACAATATATGTGGGCAATATGGGTTTAATTCTATAAAAGGTACGATACATTTTGCTACCGAAGATCCTAACGCACCGATTTCATATGTGGAGGGTGGTATCGGCACTCGCTGGACTGCTGCTAGTTTGGGAGTAAGGTTCAAGTTCTAGGATAAATGAATTATCGAACTTTCTAGGCGAACTTAGCAAGCCTACTACGGATGTTGCCTTTTCGGTAGGCATTTATTGGTTGGCCAAGGTTTCTAAAGTAAAAGGCCCTAAAAGGCGTTGAAAAGGCCGGACAGGTATTAAACCTATCCGGCCTTTTTCGTGGCCTTTTAGGAGATTCCTCGCATACCCTATCGAAGGGGCTACATCCCACAATATATTGGGACAATTCCTAAGGATGGCTACAACATATGAAGGCTGTGAGGATTTTCGAGCAATCTCCTAGCTGGGTTCGAAAGTCTACTAGAGGAAATCTCCACCTCCGATGTCGCGGCTACTTCCTCATTAATCCATTCATGACAGAATTTACACTTTTTGGCTTCGTCTTTGATTTCTTCGCCACAGTAGGGGCATTTCATTTGCATACTCCCTCTCTGGAGTGGCAGATCTCGGCTTTTACCGTATTTTTTATAAGTCTTTTGAAAATGTATAGGTGCCTGGTCTCGCCTATCGATAGGATACATGAGAAAGAAAGAGCGATGGCCCCTGATGCAAATGAGCAAGGCTATTATCTAAGAATATCCTGATCCTACTCGCCCTTGCTACCCTTTCTGCGCAGCCCAACGCCCCGTATCTCCCGAAAAACAAAAGCCAACCCTCTATAGGCTGGCCGGTTTCGCTCTCCCTCACCCGCCCCCAAGCGACCGATCTACAGGACCGGAGTCCTCGGTTTCCATGCCGGAGGTACTATGGTTAATGTTGTCTATGTCAATATTCGACGAAAAACCCCAATCTCCTCCCAAGCCCTCCCCTTTTTATCGTCTTGACATGTAATGTGTCATATATTACCATAAAATAGTAAACAATACTTCATGGGAGGGAATGAGATTATGAGGGGAAGCGTTGTAAAATATGGGGCTGGATATTCGATTATCTTCGACATGGGCAGGGACCCTG
The Bacillota bacterium genome window above contains:
- a CDS encoding helix-turn-helix domain-containing protein, which gives rise to MDEKEKALRDCHAFNPRPEAVKDELFRTGGKFFDPRDLVQVKYEMLRRVQRDGVPVSRAARDFGFSRPSFYQTKADFAARGLPGLIPEKPGPRGAHKLTGEVMAVIDEWLLEKPPPRAKELAGRLRQQFGIEVHPRSIERSLQRRTKKGHPK
- a CDS encoding recombinase family protein, giving the protein MDREMHQKVTARHLKRDAYLYVRQSTLRQVFENTESTHRQYALRERAVALGWPTERVVVIDEDLGQSGASMAGREGFQRLVTDVGMGRVGIVLGLEVSRLARCSSDWYRLLEICALTDTLILDEDGLYDSNSFNDRLLLGLKGTMSEAELHFLQMRLRGGILSKARRGELKAPLPVGFVYGPDNQVSLDPDQQVQETLRLFFLTFRRTGSATATVKAFREQGIPFPRRLRTGPRKGELVWCPLVHSRALQILKNPRYAGAFFFGRMRNRRGPDGRHKTDKLPREEWISLLPDAHPGYISWDEFEENGRRLRDNARTLGTERRSPPREGPALLQGLIICGRCGRRMSFRYHLYRGRLVPDYICQREGIEHAEPLCQAIPGRTIDEAIGQLLVESVTPMALEVVLAIDDELQRRADEVERLLRQEVERARYEADLAQRRYLRVDPDYRLVADALEAAWNQRLRELEEAQHRLEEEKKAKVTVLSEEKRQQIRELAADFPRLWQDPRTPSRERKRMARLLIEDVTLLKGELITVHVRFRGGATRTIQLPLLLSAPDARRTPRQVVEEVDRLLDQYTEEEVATELNARGFRTGTGQPFDGQLVRYIRYTYKLKDRYARLRETGLLTKKEIAQRLGIVPRTVSSWHRQGLLQGIPYDEKGECLYQPPANDIPPKGKHKRSWLQKNAAL
- a CDS encoding IS21 family transposase, encoding MEIRQLREQGLYYKQIAERLDIDPRTVAKHCKGEPVKEKTHKRPGVLSGFEDYIIQRMTQGVTNSMVILREIRAQGYRGGKTVLREFMAPLRKGFRNTPTIRYETEPGEQAQVDWGEFGTIMHEGKRRKLHCFVMTLGYSRYMYAEFTVSEALPCLVSCHERAFQYFGGFPKKVLYDNMATVVIRHPDSGEKVIHPRFDEFARMLGFSAQFCRVRRAQTKGDASDYTPFRL